AGTGCACTTATTACAGATATGACTATAAGTCCTCATGCCAGATATGTTACCTTAAcacaaaatataagaaaacGAAGAGGAACCAAAATTGTATCCTTTAATcctatatataaagatattcATACCGAAAAAATGGATCACTGGAAAATGTCACTTGATTGTAATGATAAAAgactttttaaaaaagttAAGAAAAAACGCACATTAGATGAACACCTAATATGGAATAAATCTATGACAAACAAAAAGATTATAGATAGtagaaaaaataacaatCCAAGGGATGACCTACTAAACATGTCTAATAATTTTACATTATCTATGACAaataaagaacaaaataataaagaaaatacCCTTATGGATAGGGTTTTGAAAAATAGTTTATTTGCAAATATGGATGATGAAGGtgattatatttatgtttataatagAGAATTTATACAAGAATATTCagaaaaatgtaaaaatcCAATTAAGaattatgtttatttagATGCTATGTTTTTTGGTATGAGTATGTGTTGTCAACAATTAACCATGTCTTTTCCAACTGTTGATGATGCCAAATATGTGTATGATCAACTAGCCGTTATTGCACCACTTTTCCTTGCTCTCACTGCATGTACTCCATATTTAGGTGGGTTTCTAACTGAAACAGATACAAGATGGAGAGTAATATCTAACAGTGTCGATTGTAGAACGGAAGAAgaattatcatatatatgtaaacCAAGATATTCAGGAATAtccttatatatatccaatGAGTTGCCcttaaaaagaaattactatttttataacGATGTAGATGTAATACTTGACAAAAATGTCTATGACAAATTGAAAAAGGAAAACGTGGATGAATATTTAGCCAGACATATAGCATCTTTATTTGTGAGAGATCCAATTGTTGTTTTTGAAGGTTCATATAGTGAACGTGACATTGCTACAATTcagaagaaaataatggAATTGTCAAACGATGAAGATAAAATTAAAGGTAAGGTAGAAGGGTCATCATCAAATAGTTTGTCATCAAATGTTTTGTTAGACCATGATGTTAGGAATAAAAATGACAGTAGTATTAAAGAAATGAATAAATCTAATGATAATAACAATAGCAATAATTGCCAtattgaatataataataaaaaagatataaacatgaataagatatatttaagtGATAATTTTGAATTTATAGAAGATTATGAAGAAAAGGTTTTATCATCTCATCAACATTTTGAAAATTTTCAAAGTACCAATTGGAACAGTGTACGTTTTAAGCCACCTCCAATTCTTGATAATCATTTTAAAGGACCTAGTTCAGTTGGATGGAGAGTTGAATTTAGAACACCTGATATTCAAATTACCGATTTTGAGAATTCTTGTGTTGTTACATTAGTTATGTTATTATctaaatttatattaaaagaaagattaaatttatatattcctaTGTCATTGTTAGaagaaaatttatttaGAGCATCCAAAAGAGAAGCTttaacaaaagaaaaattttatttccGTAAGGATCTAAGTTATGATACCTTGGATAATGAATTTGAagaaaaaagtatatatgatatattttttaatgaaaCGAATGGATTGTTTTTCTTATGTTACAAATATGTGGAGGAACTATTTAAAGAAGGATTATTAAATCAATCAgct
Above is a genomic segment from Plasmodium reichenowi strain SY57 chromosome 9, whole genome shotgun sequence containing:
- a CDS encoding gamma-glutamylcysteine synthetase — translated: MGFLKIGTPLSWDDVQDVKSLIRLYGILQFVHVYKLNKDRYDENIMFGDEIEYIIIRNDENLKESSALLCASDLIDEMMNLESIIDCQYGSHWTPEYSSFTIEGTPSVPFKLDINSSCFVEDCMRIRRSKLNNVLSAVQGARAITLPCFPNVLLNNSVLMARRITGHESIKKKFDSKGKVEFIENATVKQNVHNSNNNIPKIINNKNNESKIVHNAFDQNKISSIEMVSYEMDENKSTNFVNSDTAFAKIDEEGEAEVEEVEEEDEKEKEQQQKKQQQQKQKQYQSDLQQQYQSDSQQQYQSDSQQQYQSDLQQQYQSDLQQQYQSDSQQQDVQPKQRQQMIQYVYDDETENKHKEKDNTPRSCNDYNNVNDSPNTQDIFISSLKKTDSHFECEVFKPEQTNNYSKSALITDMTISPHARYVTLTQNIRKRRGTKIVSFNPIYKDIHTEKMDHWKMSLDCNDKRLFKKVKKKRTLDEHLIWNKSMTNKKIIDSRKNNNPRDDLLNMSNNFTLSMTNKEQNNKENTLMDRVLKNSLFANMDDEGDYIYVYNREFIQEYSEKCKNPIKNYVYLDAMFFGMSMCCQQLTMSFPTVDDAKYVYDQLAVIAPLFLALTACTPYLGGFLTETDTRWRVISNSVDCRTEEELSYICKPRYSGISLYISNELPLKRNYYFYNDVDVILDKNVYDKLKKENVDEYLARHIASLFVRDPIVVFEGSYSERDIATIQKKIMELSNDEDKIKGKVEGSSSNSLSSNVLLDHDVRNKNDSSIKEMNKSNDNNNSNNCHIEYNNKKDINMNKIYLSDNFEFIEDYEEKVLSSHQHFENFQSTNWNSVRFKPPPILDNHFKGPSSVGWRVEFRTPDIQITDFENSCVVTLVMLLSKFILKERLNLYIPMSLLEENLFRASKREALTKEKFYFRKDLSYDTLDNEFEEKSIYDIFFNETNGLFFLCYKYVEELFKEGLLNQSAKNKIDEYIEFVKQRCSGKISTGAMYLRNFILNHPAYEKNSYINSKINYDICKLIADIGKGLIIPQELLGVFVDPYKERIKSDIRQINESQYLKSLAYKYISGEDYTQYLLLNEVLKDDQDYCTCTRRTIYEESMDNTVEFAKKMYELSA